DNA from Corvus moneduloides isolate bCorMon1 chromosome 8, bCorMon1.pri, whole genome shotgun sequence:
ctgccatggGGGTCCCTTCTCCAGCATGCTGGGGGAAAGCCACCTGAGGCTGGTTTCTTGCAGCTTTGGCATGTGTTTGTGCCTtggtggctgtgcccagggtgGGAATAGACAGCCTCTGgaggtgctgtggctgtgccagggccccacAGGGTGCCTGCACCCTCACCTACAGCTgccatctccagcagcaggagcggcagcgcctgtgctgcagggattAATCAGCCCGGTCCTACCCAGTGCTGAGCGATGCGCTCGACCGCTGCCATGGAGACGCCGGCAGATGCTGAGGGGTTTAATTAGCAGCgagcggctgagggagcagggaggcagcagctctgggttccCACATCTTCCTGCGGGCGGGGGGGAGCGGCACCAGTGCAGCCTGCCCATAGTGAGGGGCTGTGACCCGGTGGGAGCCCacacctgctcctgcccttggaTGGTACTGCCCAATGCCTTCCCACCACAGTCCCCCTGCACCCCTTTGCCTCTGGCTCTGGGCCCTGTAGTCTGGCTGCCACCCTTAAAATGTGGGGACCAGAGCCTGCGTCTCTCCTCGTGGGGGCATTCCATTCTATACCCTCCTTCCTACCAGCTGGGGACCAGCAGTGAGCCTGTATGCCGTGGACTGGGGCGCTGTGGTAGTGCCAAGCCCTGGGGTACTGCTCCTCCATCGCTTCTGGCTCATCAGCCTGGCTGGCATCTGTCACACCCCTGCCCAAAAAAAGGCTCCTCAAtccctggggcaggcaggggtcCCACCCTGAATCAGCAGTAAAAGTCCAATGCCTTGTCGTTCAAGGAACCAGGCAGCACCTTGGCTGTCTAGAGAGACAGGGGCACATGGGCATGGCTAGGTTTGGGGTGCTCACCAGTGCTGATGGAAGACTGCTCATCCtggcctgctgctcctggcttcCCTTTCAGAAGCCAGGCCTAAAAGTGGCACCAACCAGTGGGGAACTTGGTatttgcttttcccagaaaGGTAACAAACTCTTTCCCCACCCAAATCTGATTGGCAGAGATGAGGAGGAGCTGAGAAAGTCCCTCTCAGAGCTGGCAGATCCCAACCCGAAGTCCATCAAGCGCATCAGCAGCTGCAGTAACCCCTTTCTGGACTTCTCCCAGGACTCCAGCATTGCCACTTACAAGCATGGGCTGTTAGTCCGCAAGATCCACGCTGATCCTGACTGCAAGAAAAGTAGGTGCCTGTGGAGGCCATGGGCAAGAGGGCACTAGTGAACTCCAGAAGTGAACAGGAAGCAGGGCAAGAGTCACTATGTGATGTCCAACTGTAGCATCATGCCAGCCTCCAGCATGAGTGCTGTGCCAGGCATAATTCAGCTCTCAGGCTGGGGAGCTGAAaggcctgtccctgcccatccaCATGCACCATCAGGGCTTGGCAGATGCCGAGCAGGCAGGAAGTGAagcccctgcccacagcactgggaaaggggcaggcagggtgatGGGGTGGGGTCTCCTGTTGCACCCCTGCCACAGGATTGTGTGGATGAAGGAAGGTGTCCTGTGGTGTGATAGACAAGGCTCACAGCGGGCTGCAGCTGgttgggcactgccaggcatGTTCACTGTATTCCCCATAAAATCCCTCCTAAGCCCTGGCCATCTAATGCTGCCTAGATCTGATTAGATGCAGCCGCCCTTCAAAGCCAGCATTACCTGGCAGGCAGCACCGCCTTGTCCCCATGCCCGAGCGTGGAGGCAGCGGTGAAGCCGAGCACAGGCAGCGAGGCGGGGAGCGCAGGGGGGAGCACAGGGGGAGCGCAGCACGGCGCTGGCCCCGGGAGGCGGCAGCGGcccccctgccagcagcaccatcTGCCAGCCACGCGGCCTGCATGGGCTCAGGTGCGCAGGGACGGTCCTGGCGTGCTGCCCGTCCCGGGGGTGGGGTGACGTGCGttgtggcagggctggctggaggAGGGTGGAGGGGTGGCTTTTACCCCCGCTCGATTCTGAGGCTGATGTCTGagctgctctctcctcctcGGCAGCACCCCGAGGGAAGCGCGGCTGGAAGCCCTTCCACGCCATCCTGAAGGGGATGATTCTCTACCTGCAGAAGGTAGGCAGCAGGGCCACCCACGTCCACACCAAGGAGAGGGATTGTCCCCAGTCCAGAGGGTGGGTCACAGCAGTCTCCACAGCAGTGAGAGAGGGGCTGcaacacacagcactgcaaagcCTGGCTTAAGTAGACTCAGCACCCTGCATGCCTGAGCAGCTGCTTGGGGACCTGGTGGCATTCCTTTTTCCAGGGTGCTTGGGTACAGCCTGGGCAGTGAAAGGCACTACTAACTGAGAGCTCTGCATGCAGGGGGCCTGGCTGGGAAGAAGAGCATCAGGGTCTTTGCCCTGAGTGGGGCATTGGGCTGCACATCCAGTTCcctgcaggcacacacacagggaaCTGGGGGCAGTGGGGAACAGCCCCTGTGCTGTTGCCAAGCCAATGCACCTAGGTTGTGCAGCCTCTCTCCAGGGGTGTAGCATGAGCTGGAAGCAGAGTCTGCAGGTGCCTGGTAGAGGGTaagctccaagccctgccacAACCAGCACTAGTCTGCAGTTCCTGAAACCTCATAGAGCTGACTCATGGTGGGGTGCATTCCTGAGCTGGCTCTGAAACACCCCATGATTTGCAGGAGGAGTATAAGCCAGGGAAGGCGCTGGCAGAAGAAGAACTGAAGAATGCTATTAGCATCCACCATTCACTTGCCACGCGGGCATCTGACTACAGCAAGCGACCCAATGTCTTCTACCTCAGGACAGCTGACTGGAGGGTCTTCCTTTTCCAAGCACAGTGAGTCCTTCAGGATCCCTGGCTGGGCCCCatgccagggcacagggactCCCCTGACTTGAATGTAGGGTGGGATGGGGCTTAGGGCCACCTTGCTCTCTCCTGTCCTGGCCCTTTCTGGAAGGAGAGGGACCTGGTGTCAGTGCTGAGCTTTGCCCAGCTCCTCTTTTTCCTACCCTGCCGGGCTCAGGTTAGCTGTGGGTAGAGTCCCAGATGCCATGGCTGGCCAGGGCCAGGCCTGGGGGACTCAGACTTCGTCTGCAGAGCAGATCCCTCTGTCTTTGACACAGATAGCCCATCTGTATTTTGGCCTTTTTTCTCAGGAACCCTGAACAGATGCACTCGTGGATCACACGCATCAACGTGGTGGCAGCCATGTTCTCTGCACCCCCCTTCCCCGCAGCCATCGGCTCCCAGAAGAAGTTCAGCCGCCCGCTGCTGCCTAGCTCCTGCACCAGGCTGTCTCAGGTGGGCCACGGTGTGGGGGCAATGGTGAGCCTGGGACAAACCCCTGGATCTGCCAGTGGCACTTTCCCCTATAGAGGGATCGATGTGGTGCCATGCACCCAGCTGCCTCCCCAGCGAGGTAAAGGGCCAAGGGGGAGACAAAGAAAAGGGGTACTGAGATTGGGGGCAGACAGTGAGGTCTTGTTcctggcagtggggctggacTCAGGTGATGGTCTGACCATGGATGAGAAAGTGGTTCCACATCATGACTTGCAAGGTCCTGCGAGGGACCTTGAAAGGCAACCAGCTGGGGGGATTAGCTGGCACTCATGCATACCAGGGCAGTTATTCATAGAGcagaaaggatttaaaaaaccACCAGCCTAGTTTGAGAGGGattaaatttttctgctttaagaCTGCAGTCAGTCCTGCTATGAGGTGAGAGCAGATTCCCCCCAAAAGCCTGTGATTTTgtctgccatttaaaaaaataaaaatcaaacctgGGAGCAGAAGCTGAGATCCTGGCTGCTCCTAGGAGGGGAAAAACCTGTTCTGTGCTCAGTCAGCTCACATTACcagggggacagagcagggcacTGACATAGTGCCACCCTTTCCCAGGAGGAACAGGTGAAGAACCATGAGACCAAGTTCAAGACAATGTCAGCAGAGCTACTGGAGCATCGTTCCTCACTGCCTGAGAAGAAGGTGAAAGGCAAGGAGTACGAGGAGCtaaagcagagggaagagtACCTGGAATTTGAGGTGAGCTGGAAGATGCCCCCCTCTACCCTCAGGCCCTCTGCCCCTACCTGTTTGGCCATCCTCAGTGAGGGGCCCAACCCATCCCATCAGCTGAGTTACACTGCCACTGCCGTGGTCTAAGACCACAAGTATTCCTCTGCCCTGGGATGCTGGCTGGGTTGGAGGGACCATGAGCATCCCCCCCCTCCCGcccctgcagggatgctggCCATAGGACAGTACCCAGCTTGCCAacctctctctctgctgcacTGTGCTCCCCAGAAATCCCGCTATGGCACCTATGCCATGCTGCTGCGGGCCAAGCTGAAGGCTGGCTCTGAGGACCTGGCAGCATTTGAGTCCACCCTCTTGGACACAGCGGGTGGGGAGGACGATGGCCTGAAAAAGTCCCGCTCCAGCCCCTCGCTCAACGCAGAGCCCTCCAGCACAACCAAGGTGAAGCGCAACATCTCAGAGCGCGCTGGCCGCCAGCCCCCCGGCCACCCCCAGAAGTCGTAAGTGAGGGGCctcagctgcctgcactgcagctctgtTCCTGTCCCCCCAGCACGGGGGTGGAGGCCGTGTGCCTGCTGAGACCCTGCATGTGTCCGTCTGTCTGCGGCACGAGCTGGAGGGGGTGACAGCCCTTCTGCAGCCGTCAGCACCAGCCATGCAGAGCCATGGCCCCTCCGCTGGAGACAGTGGCAGAGCAGGACGGTCCCCAGTCCttgcctgcaggagctgcctggccCTATCAGACTTGTTCCTGCCCCTCCTTGTCCTGCACTTGGCTGCAGGACCTACTCTTGCTGCCCCAGGGAGAGGGAGCAACTGAAACCTACCCGCTGGGCTCAATTCTtcaatggtttaaaaaaaaaaaaaaaacaaccaaaagacGCAGCAAAAAATAGCCAGCGGCCGCTTGTCCAGCTCCATCGTACCATGGGGGTAGATGGGAGGGGGCCAGCCCTAGACTGTCCCCTCTCCTGGGGCTGGTGGTCAGGGAAACTGGGGAAACAGCACCTggtcccctccctgccacctCAATCACCTCTGCACCCTCCTCGCTTTCTTACAACTTTTGAACAGTTTTTGTGATACAGTTTTGCACTTTTTAGTACCAGATCGAGCTGACCACTagggaggtttttttgggggctACTTTTGATGCTTTTTGggaactgtttaaaaaaaaacaaaaccacaaacccagcCATATCTTGTAAGCACTGCACTCTGGgggaaagatttttaaaaggactCGGGAGATCCAGCTCCCCACACCCCCACCCTGCAGCAAGCTGAGCGTGGGCTACTGTGTgtactgctgctgcctgctccccagctccactTCAGCACCAGCAACCCTTCGGGGAGACAGCCCTGTGGCTGCCAGCACCAAGGAGGCAGCCTTGGGATGGCAACACCCATTGCTGCACGTGTGGCTGCATGGGAGGCTGATGCACCGGTGCTTCATGACCCTCATTTTCCACCCCCACTGCTGGCAGCCTGGACTGGCCCTGTTTGCAGCACCTGGGTGTGAGCGTCGTACCCAGGGCATGGTGGGCAGCAGTGCGCAAGTACTCCCCATAAGGCGGTGAgccctggagccagggctggTATGGGGCTCCCCCTGCCCTatggctccagcacaggctggagccAGCTTTTCTTTCCACACCTCTTTTACAACACATGCCTGGGGCCGTGGAAGCTGCCAGCAAAGCCTggtctgcagtgctgcagtccccttgctgcagcagcagtggtgcagCCCCTTCCTCAGCCACAGGCGCCCTCCTTGCCAAGGTGAGGGGCAAGCTGGGGCAGCCCCCACCACTCCAGAGTGGGCTGACAGATGCTTGTCCAGAGCAAGGGGCAAGTGATGGAGCACGGCTGCAGGATCGTCCAGAACGGGATCCGGGCACAGTGAAGGGCTGTGACCAGGGGCTGGCACACACGCAGTTCTCAGCCGCCTGGGACCTGGCTGGTTTCAGCACTGACTTTGCGAATGTGTCAAAActttttattctgctcttttgagtctattgcaaaaaaaaaaaaaaaaaaaaaacaaacccaccctTGCCCCAGGTGgcttggggggtgggggggaaaacAAACCTTTGTACAGCTTCTTCTCTCAGTTACTGAAGTAAAACTCGCTCTTCACTTCTTGGGTGCGCTGTGGTTTCTTCCCCATGGTtggggacagccctggcacagagggatgctgaggaggggctggcagcagtCTCCTTGGTGCCAGACTTCCAGACCCAGGAAGGGTTCAGGGGGGTTAATGCCCACCAGCTCACGGCTGGggctggagagagggagggcAAAGACTAATGGAACCTGTGTCCTTTTATTCAGAAGAGGGAccattaaataaaagcagagacGGGCAGGAGCCAGCTGCATCCCATCCCCCTGAGTCCAGGCAGCCGGACCCCAAGTCCAGAAGGCACTTGTGTGGGCAAGGCAGAGGGCAGTGCAGCTCCCTGTGTGgtcacaggggctgctggctggctcCTCAGTGCAcctgtggctgctggctggggggCAGCTCACCCCCCGGCTTCAGGGCCAGTGTGGGCgcctgctcctcctccaccGACTCACTGCCGTAGGCACTGTCTTCCttcagctctgcaaagcaaTCCCCGGGTGTTCTTAGCGATGGGGCAACACGGGGGCAGCAGAGACACTccctgccccccagccccagccctcacTCTGTACCTGTGCTTTGCAGCTTCTCCAGCACCTCGGTTTTGTGGAGTATCCTCACAGCGTTGTGGAGCCCCATAGAGTCCAGTGCCTCCAGCAATCCCCCCAGGCTGCCACCGGCCAGCTGTGGAGAGAGGGCATTGAGCAGGGCTTGTCACCAGACAGGCAGGGGAGACAGGGGCACCCCAGCCAGGCACTGACCTCGTAACTGCGCAGGAGGCTGACACTGGGCGAGGGGGTGTCCTTGTAGGTCTCCACgaggctgcagagccccaggcGCTTGGCCAGCTCGATCCAGTCTGACCCACTGCAGTCCTGGTTCAGCAgttgctccagtcccttcagcGCCTCATTGTCCAGCGACAGGACCTTCCCTGTGTGAGAGAGGTGCCCCCATCACAGGCCGCCCATCCTTGCTGCCAGGAGGGTGTCACCCTGCCTGGGTATGGTGCTTTTAAGCAGGGGGGAAAGGGGCTGCTCACCTGGCTGGGGGGCAGTGGGCAGTTCTGCCTCCGGCCCCTGCTGGGAGGCCTGCAGCAGAATCTCCCGCACCTGCAGACAGACATGGATGTCAGCATCCTCCAAAGCACTGCTCAGATCCCCCATCACCTCTCACACCATGGGTCTCTACAGGACACGGAGGAGCACAGGCATCCTCAAGGAAGCATTTCCTGGAACTCCGCCCCATCCATGCTGTGGCCTGCACAGAAACACTCCCAGCGAGTCTGTCCCGCTGTGCCACACACCTTTTGGCTCCGAGTCAGGTCCAGGGACGTGTGGCAGCGGcgctgcctgtgccctgcctgcCAGTGCCCCTGTGTGAGGAGCTTGGGGTTGGTGCtatgctctgcagctggggctggcgCTGGCTCCCCCAGATCCATGGCtagctcctgctcctcagggtCAGTGTCTGTGTCGCTGCTGGCCTCCGATGAGGATAGGCTCATGGGCTCGTCATTCTCACACAAAACATCTGCCCCTGTCAGGAAAGGGTGGCATAAGCCTGGCCCAGGGGTCTGACCTTGTGCCTGCCACCACCTAGCACAGGCAGCCAGGGCtatggggagggaagggaaaggaggaagggcAGTGCCTTACCCGCTTTAAGGAGCAGTTTGGTGAGGGTGGGGGAGCCCAGGCCAGCAGCCAAGTGCAGGGGTGTGTTCCCAGAGAAAGTCCGGCTGTTGACGTCTGCTCCCAGCTAAGAAAGGTGTGAAGCCATGAGGATGGGctgcctgggcactgctccTCCTACACCGTCACCCCAAGGCCTCAGAGGAGCCCCCACTTCTGACAGGAGCCTCTAGGAGGCTGCTTGCCATCCCTGTCCCATAGCTACCCCTACACCAGCCACCCCATACCTTCTTCACCAGGTGGGTGGCCATGTTCAGGTTCTCCATCTCCACAGCCAGGTGCAGGGGGGTCCTCCCGCTTTGCCTCTCCACTGCATTCACATCTGCTCCCGTCCTGACCAGCAGGTCCAGGCAAGCCAAACTCTTTGCCTTCACAGCCAAATGCACAGGCAGGAGGCCTGCAAGATGGGGATAGGCTCAGCAGCCTTCTGGCCAAGCCCATGATGGTTAAGGGCCAAGCCCTTCTGGCCAGGCCCCAGGACCCACTGGGGTCCTGGCCATCGTCCCTGAGCCCCACTCACCATGGAAATTGGGCAGGCGGAGCAGATAAGGGGAAGCCGAGCCCAGgtgagccagcagtgtcctCAGCATCTCTTCATCGCCAGCCTGGAGTGCCAGGTGCAGTAGAGAATTGCCATAGCGGTCCAACAAGGTTGGGTCAGCGCGGGcttgcagcaggagctggaccACTTGGGGCTGCTTGGTGATGACTGCCAGATGCAGCGGCGTCTGCGGGACAGCAGCACATCCTCAGCAGTGCTCACAAGAGAAGCCAAGCACTGCACCACCATTCTTTCCAGTAGCTGCAACTTGTTCAGATCTGCAGCCTCccctcagcaggagcagctacAGGAGCCCCCAGGGCTGGAAAACAGGAGTGAGGAACTACTCCCAGGTAGAGGAGAACTGGCTGCTCTGAAAGACATGTACCTGTTGCAGGTTATTGGAGATGTTGATGATCTGCTGGCTGGGGATGCTAACAATTACATCGATCAGCTGCTTGATCACAGCTGTCTGTTCATGGATAATAGCGAGGTGCAAAGGCCTGTAGAGAGAGTGGAATGGCCCCTAGCTCAGCTCCATGCTTCTCCACATACTCCCTGccacccccagagcccccatAATGGCTCCCATGCTCTCCCTTCAAACCCCTCGTGTGCTCACGTGTCTCCGTTCTCATCCTGTGATGCGGCCAGGTGCCTCTGGACTGCCAGCAGCATGCGGGGGTCGGCGGTGACCGAGTAGTCGAGCAGGGCATGGGCATTGCGACGGGCTAGTGCCAGCAtccacagctggcacagctgggctgggggcaaaGCAGGATGTcacctccaggagcagcagcctcatCCACCCTTCTGCATCCACCAGGTGTGGAGAGCAGCACACAACCCCAAAAGGTCCTAAATCCATGCCTCCTCTCCTGAGCGAtgtcccccagccctccctcaaGCTCAGCCCCTCCTACCGTGCTTTTGCAGCTCCTTGCAGTATGTGCTCTCTTCTGCAGGTGCCTGCCTGTCGCTCCCAGGCCCCTCTGCCTCGGGGCCCTTCATCTGCATACCCCCCTGGTAGCTCCCCACTGGGTGGGGGCCGGGTGAGTAGATGCTGTTGTAGGTCAGCCCAGGGGAGTATGGGAAGCTGAGGCTCCCACCTGCAGGGCAAGGCAGAGGATGGGTGAGCAGAAGGGAGCCTCAGCCACCTGAGCGAGGAGGGGGAAGAAGCAGCCCCACTCACCTCCTCCAGAGCCAaagcccccggcccccccgccgGCCCCCCCCATGTGCGAGCCACCGCCAAAGTgctgaggaaactgaggcaggactTTCTTGCGCTTCCTCTCCACTTCTTCCTTAtctgtggggagagaggggcagcagggtgaggggcagccccagcagcagggcccaTGCCAGCCTGCCTGGGGGGTGCTCACCTTCCACCACTGGGTAGTAGGTGAACTGCTTGGAGTCACTCACGTCCCCTCCCCGCTTCCGCTTCAGCTGCAGGAAGACGGTGACAGGACGGTCGATCTTGGGCTTGTGGTAGGGGGGTGTGCGGAAGACAATGGCGTACTGTAGGCAGGACATGATGGACATGAGGTCCTGATcatcctggagctggggctACCTCAGCCCACAGGGCATCCATGTGCCtcggagcagagcaggacactCCCCACCTCCCCTGTACCTGCTTGTGCACATCCGTAGGAGAAAAGTCCCCGAAGGCCTGCCAGCCGTTCTCGTCATCCTCGTAGAAACGCACCTCAATGTCATCTGGGGAGAGAAGTGGCACTGGCACTGCCTCCTCATCCcaaaaaggctccagggacacagaCCCCTGACCACCCAGGGGACCCAAatctctcctgccacagccccccCAGAAGGTTTAATCCGGAGAGAATGGCTTTTACCTTTCTGAACTTTATCACACAGCAAGTAGACTTCGTCTCCTCCCCGCACGGAGCCTGCTGTCTTATCCATCCGTGAGATCTTCAGGTTGGAAGCTCCAGGGGACTCTGCAGAGCAAGACGTGTTGGGAGACACTGTGCAGAAGTCCTTACCCCCGCCTGCCCCGTCCCTTTCTCAGAATGGCCCCATGCTCACTGCTGTCATGGATGGGGTCCGAAATGACAGGCTGGAGGGCCAGCGTGAAGTTCCCACTGCTGTCACGGAGGTAGGCAGTGAAGCGCAACCGCACAATGCTCAGGTCCATCACCTTCTTCAGCTCCTTCGCCTCCAGCTCGATCTCACGCAGCTCCGATTCTGCCAGGGTAGGGGGACAAACGTCAGGCTGTGTGGGGGACAGTGCTCCAGGTCCCCTTCCTacccaccccagccccatgctcagcccagcccccaGCTGTCAGCCCATGGTGCCGAGGCCCACTGAGTCCCCAGGCTGCCCTCACCCGTCAGCAGATGGTTCCTGTTGCGCAtcttctgctgcttcagcttttccttcatgATCTCCATCATATTCTTTTTGGTGACATGGAGCACACCCAGGTTGCTGAACCTGAAGAAGAGGGaacctgccaggagctgggagcatcAAGGCCAGGAGCAGCAAGCCCAAAGGGGCACATactcctgcagctgggaaggacctgagcacagagcagtgccacTCAGGCAGCAGGGATTCAGTGTGTGTGGGGCAGAAGAGGAGTaaccacagcagagaggaaaggagccCCAGAAACTCTGGGCTCCCACAGGTGACAAATCTAAAGGGCTATCAAAGACAAGACCAGGAGGACTGAAGGTCAGAGGGATGCACAGCGGACTGAGCTGAGCCAGGGCTGGATATGTAAGAGCAATGGCAGCAGTTGCAGAATAACCCTGTGACTCAGGCTGGCTTCAAAAGTCATCCGCAAAGCTGGGGAGCTGCAACCTCAAGGACAGAAGCCCAAAATAAGCTGCATATGTCAAAACCCAGAGACAGGCAAAATGCTCAGAGGACAGAGCTGTAACCATGAACTTATCTAGAC
Protein-coding regions in this window:
- the NFKB2 gene encoding nuclear factor NF-kappa-B p100 subunit isoform X2, whose product is MLGLDGFLRPTSSSPAGGRPRADMDEQFQPCLDGIDYDDFSFGSHMMEQKEPLMETVEGPYLVIIEQPKQRGFRFRYGCEGPSHGGLPGASSEKGRKTYPTVKICNYTGMARIEVDLVTHSDPPRVHAHSLVGKQCNEAGNCVTVVGPKDMTAQFSNLGVLHVTKKNMMEIMKEKLKQQKMRNRNHLLTESELREIELEAKELKKVMDLSIVRLRFTAYLRDSSGNFTLALQPVISDPIHDSKSPGASNLKISRMDKTAGSVRGGDEVYLLCDKVQKDDIEVRFYEDDENGWQAFGDFSPTDVHKQYAIVFRTPPYHKPKIDRPVTVFLQLKRKRGGDVSDSKQFTYYPVVEDKEEVERKRKKVLPQFPQHFGGGSHMGGAGGGAGGFGSGGGGSLSFPYSPGLTYNSIYSPGPHPVGSYQGGMQMKGPEAEGPGSDRQAPAEESTYCKELQKHAQLCQLWMLALARRNAHALLDYSVTADPRMLLAVQRHLAASQDENGDTPLHLAIIHEQTAVIKQLIDVIVSIPSQQIINISNNLQQTPLHLAVITKQPQVVQLLLQARADPTLLDRYGNSLLHLALQAGDEEMLRTLLAHLGSASPYLLRLPNFHGLLPVHLAVKAKSLACLDLLVRTGADVNAVERQSGRTPLHLAVEMENLNMATHLVKKLGADVNSRTFSGNTPLHLAAGLGSPTLTKLLLKAGADVLCENDEPMSLSSSEASSDTDTDPEEQELAMDLGEPAPAPAAEHSTNPKLLTQGHWQAGHRQRRCHTSLDLTRSQKVREILLQASQQGPEAELPTAPQPGKVLSLDNEALKGLEQLLNQDCSGSDWIELAKRLGLCSLVETYKDTPSPSVSLLRSYELAGGSLGGLLEALDSMGLHNAVRILHKTEVLEKLQSTELKEDSAYGSESVEEEQAPTLALKPGGELPPSQQPQVH
- the NFKB2 gene encoding nuclear factor NF-kappa-B p100 subunit isoform X1, producing MLGLDGFLRPTSSSPAGGRPRADMDEQFQPVSACLDGIDYDDFSFGSHMMEQKEPLMETVEGPYLVIIEQPKQRGFRFRYGCEGPSHGGLPGASSEKGRKTYPTVKICNYTGMARIEVDLVTHSDPPRVHAHSLVGKQCNEAGNCVTVVGPKDMTAQFSNLGVLHVTKKNMMEIMKEKLKQQKMRNRNHLLTESELREIELEAKELKKVMDLSIVRLRFTAYLRDSSGNFTLALQPVISDPIHDSKSPGASNLKISRMDKTAGSVRGGDEVYLLCDKVQKDDIEVRFYEDDENGWQAFGDFSPTDVHKQYAIVFRTPPYHKPKIDRPVTVFLQLKRKRGGDVSDSKQFTYYPVVEDKEEVERKRKKVLPQFPQHFGGGSHMGGAGGGAGGFGSGGGGSLSFPYSPGLTYNSIYSPGPHPVGSYQGGMQMKGPEAEGPGSDRQAPAEESTYCKELQKHAQLCQLWMLALARRNAHALLDYSVTADPRMLLAVQRHLAASQDENGDTPLHLAIIHEQTAVIKQLIDVIVSIPSQQIINISNNLQQTPLHLAVITKQPQVVQLLLQARADPTLLDRYGNSLLHLALQAGDEEMLRTLLAHLGSASPYLLRLPNFHGLLPVHLAVKAKSLACLDLLVRTGADVNAVERQSGRTPLHLAVEMENLNMATHLVKKLGADVNSRTFSGNTPLHLAAGLGSPTLTKLLLKAGADVLCENDEPMSLSSSEASSDTDTDPEEQELAMDLGEPAPAPAAEHSTNPKLLTQGHWQAGHRQRRCHTSLDLTRSQKVREILLQASQQGPEAELPTAPQPGKVLSLDNEALKGLEQLLNQDCSGSDWIELAKRLGLCSLVETYKDTPSPSVSLLRSYELAGGSLGGLLEALDSMGLHNAVRILHKTEVLEKLQSTELKEDSAYGSESVEEEQAPTLALKPGGELPPSQQPQVH
- the NFKB2 gene encoding nuclear factor NF-kappa-B p100 subunit isoform X3, with amino-acid sequence MLGLDGFLRPTSSSPCLDGIDYDDFSFGSHMMEQKEPLMETVEGPYLVIIEQPKQRGFRFRYGCEGPSHGGLPGASSEKGRKTYPTVKICNYTGMARIEVDLVTHSDPPRVHAHSLVGKQCNEAGNCVTVVGPKDMTAQFSNLGVLHVTKKNMMEIMKEKLKQQKMRNRNHLLTESELREIELEAKELKKVMDLSIVRLRFTAYLRDSSGNFTLALQPVISDPIHDSKSPGASNLKISRMDKTAGSVRGGDEVYLLCDKVQKDDIEVRFYEDDENGWQAFGDFSPTDVHKQYAIVFRTPPYHKPKIDRPVTVFLQLKRKRGGDVSDSKQFTYYPVVEDKEEVERKRKKVLPQFPQHFGGGSHMGGAGGGAGGFGSGGGGSLSFPYSPGLTYNSIYSPGPHPVGSYQGGMQMKGPEAEGPGSDRQAPAEESTYCKELQKHAQLCQLWMLALARRNAHALLDYSVTADPRMLLAVQRHLAASQDENGDTPLHLAIIHEQTAVIKQLIDVIVSIPSQQIINISNNLQQTPLHLAVITKQPQVVQLLLQARADPTLLDRYGNSLLHLALQAGDEEMLRTLLAHLGSASPYLLRLPNFHGLLPVHLAVKAKSLACLDLLVRTGADVNAVERQSGRTPLHLAVEMENLNMATHLVKKLGADVNSRTFSGNTPLHLAAGLGSPTLTKLLLKAGADVLCENDEPMSLSSSEASSDTDTDPEEQELAMDLGEPAPAPAAEHSTNPKLLTQGHWQAGHRQRRCHTSLDLTRSQKVREILLQASQQGPEAELPTAPQPGKVLSLDNEALKGLEQLLNQDCSGSDWIELAKRLGLCSLVETYKDTPSPSVSLLRSYELAGGSLGGLLEALDSMGLHNAVRILHKTEVLEKLQSTELKEDSAYGSESVEEEQAPTLALKPGGELPPSQQPQVH